The Streptomyces puniciscabiei genomic interval GTACCGTGCCGGCGCTGTACGGGCCGCCACCGGAGGTGAAGGAGGGGGCGCAAGGCAGCAGCCGCCCGGTCGCCGCGTCGAACGCGGCGAAGTTGTGCCGGGTGACCTGCCGGGTGCCGGGGGCGGCGCCCGGTGGGCGGACGGCACCGAAGGAACCCCCGGCGTACACGACACCGCGGGCGTAGGCCAGGGACCAGACGATGCCGTCCGTCTGCCAGGTGGCCAGCGGATCGGCGGAGAGCGTTGCCGGTTCGTGCCCTGCGGCCGCGGCGGCGGGAGAGCAGAGCAGGGTGCCTGCGCACATGAGCGCGGCAGCCGTACCGGTGACCGCCTTCTTGCGGAGCTTGCTCTGGCGCAAGGGACACCTCGGAGGGAAGGGGCGGGCGGGTTGAGGCGATGCCTCAAGCGGTGCGACGGCGCAGCACCTGGGCCAGCTCGCTCACTCCCAGCGGCGTGCGGTATCGCCACAGGAAAGTACCAAATACGAACATTCCGATAGTCAGGCTGTAGGCGAGTCCTGACGGTGTGTCACCCGACAGGGTGCGCACACCTGCCAGCACCACCGAAACGGCCGCGGCGACACCGAGGGCGCGTGTGTAACCGGCGGCCACGGTCGTGAAGCCGAGGCGCAGCCCGACCAGCAGGGCGGCCGAGAGGTTCTCGACGACGACGGCCGCACCCCAGGAGACGGCTGCGCCGAGGATCCCCCACCGGGGCACGGCGAGGAGGCCCACGGTGAGCTGCACGGCGAACGCCGCGGCGGTGCAGGCCAGGTGCCACGTGCTCTTGCCGGCCATGAGGAGCACGGTCTGGGCGTTGCCGACCGCCACATTGACGACGGCCGCGGCGCACAGGACGACGAGCGCAGGCGCTCCTTGCGTGAACTCCGGCCCGAACACGGCGAGGACGGTGCGCGGAAAGCCGGCGATCAGGACGAACAGCGGCCAGGAGAACAGGACGATCCAGCAGGTCGAGACGCGGTGCAGGTGCTGGGCCTCGGCGGTCTCACCGACGGCGAGGAGCCGGCTGAGCTGGGGCGCGACGGCCAGGCGGACGGCGAGCTGGAGGAGGGTGCCCGCGGTGACCACGCGGCCGATGGCCGTGTAGATGCCCGCCTCGGCGTCGGTGGCCAGCGCCGACAGGAGGATGACCCCGACCCAGACCGCGCTGATGTCGAAGACGGAGGACACCGCGCGAGGCGCGGCGAAGGCCCAGAACTCCCGCCAGGACACAGCGGGGTCGCCCACGGGTGCCGCCGTGGACCGGGGAGTCCGGCAGCGGCGCAGGCCCAGCCATGCGGCCAACAGCCCGGCCAGTGCCGGCAGCAGCCAGGCCGCCGCCAGGGACAGCAGGCCGGGCGCCCAGTACGCCACGGGCACTGCGATCAGCACCCGGAGCACGGGCTTGCCGATCTGTTCCACGGAGACGAACGGCACCACCGTGCCGTAGCCCTGCGTGGCGCCCAGCAGGACGAGGCTGACCGTGGCAGCCGGCAGGACCAGGCCGAAGAACCGGATCAGGGCGAGCGCGTCGGCGCGCGGCAGGTGCGGCAGGAGCGTCGTGGCCACACCGGGGTACAGCAGCACGGCGGCGGTCGCCGTGGCGGCGGCCACCGCCGGGAGGACCGCCATGCGCAGCAGGGAGCCCACCGAGCGGCCGCCGTTGAGGGCGAGATCCCCGGGGAGAAAGCGGACGAGCCCGGTGTCGGCGCCGAGCTTGCAGACGTTGCTGGCAATGGTGAACACGGCGACACCCGTGAAGATCGCCCCGGCCCCCTGGGCTCCGACCGCCCGAGTGATCAGGCCGACCAGCAGGAAGGCGAACACGGCGTTCGTCGCGGAGCCCATCGCGCCCCAGAACCCGCCCCGGGCGGCGGCGGCGACCGTGCTGCGGGCAGGAGCCCCGGTGGTGGCAGGAGGGGCCGCCCCGGGCGCCGTCATCCCCTGGAGGCCGTCAGGGTGTCATGCTGTCCCGCGGGCTGCGCGCCCGGCAGGACGCCCTCGGGCCCGGGGCCGGGCTTCGTGCGGCGGAGCACGGCGGCACCGCGCCGCGCCCGTCCGGCGTCGACCACGGCGCCCAGCAGCCGCGCGCCAAAACAGCTGATCAGCTCGCCCACCTGCCTGAGGTCCTCCCGCCGGGTGTCACATCCGGTGACCACCAGGACTCCGCCGGAGCGCTGGGCCGTCGCCGCCAGCGCACTCGGGTGCTCCAGCAGGGACCCGCCGGCGATGACCGTGATGGGCGAGCAGGTGTCGGACGCCGTCCGGTCCGTCGCCTCGGGCACGTCGGTGTGCGGGGGCCGGCCGTTGCCGCCACCGGGTCGGAGAACGAACCGTCCCGCCCGGCCCGCGTCGACGAGGACAGCTCCCTCGGGCAGGGAGGTCTCCTGCCCGGTGCGCTCCTCCTCGGGCACCAGCGGCAGGCCGGCGGCCAGGCCCGGAGTGTCGGGGTCGGCCTCCACGAGCACGACCTCCCGTCCGCACTCCGCGAAGGCCGCGGCCAGGTTCGCGGCGACCGCCCCGGCACTGTCGCCGGCCCGCGGTGCCACGACGAGGAGCCGGTCGCTGCCCGCCGAGAGCCCGGTGCGGACGGCCAGGGACCGATAGGCTCGGGTCCGGGCGCCATCCGTGCGGCCCACGGTCAGCACGGCGTCGCCCGCGCCGTCGTGTGGCAGGGTGGCCAGTACGGGAGCGCCCAGCGCGGCCTCGACCTCGCGGGCCGACCGTACCCGGCTGTCGAGGGCCGAGCACAGCCAGGCCAGCAGGACGCCCAGGACGGCACCGCCGGCCAGTCCGAGGACGGCCAGGACCCGCGCCCCCGGACCCGCGGGCCGGCTGGGTGCCACGGCCCTGCGGACGACGTCGCCGCCGTCGGTGTCGCGCGCGCTGATCTCGGCCGCGCGCCTGCGCAGGGTGTCGATCTCGCCGCCAGCGTTGTCCGTGTCCCTCCTCGGCTGCCGGGCCAGCGCGGTGATCTGCTGATTCACGCCGTCGACGGCCCGCCGCACCGCCGCGTCGTTACGGCTCCTGCGGTCGGCGAGATAGGCCTCCGCGAAGGCGTTGGCGCCACGTGCGGCCTGCCCCGGGCTGCCAGCGGTGAACTCGAAGTGCAGCACCTGGGACTTCCCCGGGTTGGTGACCCGGAGATGATCCTGCAGGGCCGCGACGCGGCTCTCCGGCTGTGCCAGGGTGTGCGCGGCCCGGACGGCGACGGCCGCGCTGGTGGCGATCTGCTGTTCGGTGACCATGCTGATCTGGTTGTCGACGGGCAGGCTGACCGTGTCGAACGGGTCGGCGCCGGCGCGGACCAGAACGTCACTGGTGGCACTGTAGGTGCCGGCGCAGTACCAGGCCGCGGCCAGCCCGCCGAGCAGGCCCAGGGCGACTCCCAGCGCCATCGCGACGCGGTGGCGCATCAGCAGGCGCAGTTGATCGCGGAGCTGTTCCGGTTGGTCGAAACGGTCGTCGAAGGGGATGGGGCCGGTCACAGGTGTCCTCCTGTGTGAGGAAGTGATGCGTGCGGGGTGAAGGGGGACAGCGGCGCCGGTACGGCGGAGTCGGCTGCCCGGCGGGCCGGCGCGGAGATGAGCAGCGGCACGGTCAGCAGCAGCAGCATCGGGCCGGTGATGCCGAGCAGGCTGCCGCGTAGGAACATCAACTGGTAGAAGGCGAAGGCGGGTACCACCAGGACCGCCAGGCTGCCGGGCCGGTCCTGCAGGCGGTCGCGGACCTCGTCCATCCGGCGTCCCGCCATGCCCAGCAGGCAGAACACGAGGGCCACGGCGGGCGGGCCGGCCCACAGATAGGCCTCGATCCACAGGGGCGCCGACAGGTTGAGGAAGTCGTAACCGGCGTACTGCGCCAGCGCGATGCCGGTGTCGTCGGGTTTGTCGGGCCATACCGAGCGCGGCACCAGGAAGAAGACCGGGCCGAGCGCCTGCCGGGGGGAGAACCCGTTCTCCCGTGCGTAGTCCAGACCGGTCTGCACCTGCTGGAAGGCGTCGTAGTCGCCCTTGGTGGTGAACTGCTCGGACAGTGAGACGACGGAGACCGCGTGCCGGTCGTCGTAGCGGAAGTAGTCGCTGTAGGGGAAGGCGACGAGCACCGTGCCGAGGACCGCGACGGCGAGTGCGCGGGAGGCCCGGGGCCGGCACAGCCGGGGCACGTTGAACAGCAGCGTCAGCAGCACCGTGCCGGCCCAGAACCTCGGCTTGCTGATGGGGTTGTTGACGATGAGGTTCACCCCGACCAGCAGCGGCAGCAGCAGCCACCGCAGGCCGCGCAGCATGCGGTCGCCGTTCGGCAGGCGCAGCAGGCTCAGCAGGGCCCAGAAGGCCGGCACGGACAGGGACCAGCTGCGCAGCGGCTGCAGGAAGGCGTCCGGCCCCGCGTCCAGGGCACCGGTTTCCCTGACGGCCTCACGGCTGGTGAAGTAGGCGCCGACGCCGCCCGATTGGCCGGGGATCAGCAACGCTGCGAGCGCCAGGGCCAAGCCGCACAACAGGAGGACCCGCCAGGGGGAGACGCGGCGCGCGAGCAGCCGTTCCAGCCTGCCGGGCCGGGCGGCGCGCAGACGCGCGCGCCCTGCGGCGTGAGCGGTTCCGGCACTGTAGGCGAGCAGCCCCAGCTCGACCAGCGCCACGGCCCACAGGGAGGTCTCCTCGCCGGCCCGGTACGGCCAGGGGTAGGTGTCCGAGCTGAGCATCGGCAGGGGTGCCAGCCCCAGCCAGATGTAGGAGAACATCCAGAATCCGAGGCCGACGAGCCGGATCCTGGGCGCGGTGAGCACCCGGGTGAGGGCGCCACCGGTGTGCGCCACGACGACGCCCTGCAGCACGAGCGCCAGCGGCAACGGCCCGTGGTGCGGCCGAAGGACCAGCACCGGCAGCAGGACGATCAGTACGACGGCCAGGACACAGGCCGCGGGCACACTGCGGACGCGAGTGCCCTGCTCCAGGACGGGCGTGGTCGGCGGGTGCTGCTGCGGAAACCTCACTGGCAGAGATATAGCGCCGTTATGCCGCAAGTCATCACAGGCGCGTATAAATCAGGCGCGATCCGCCCCTGTTGGCGGCAGGTGGGATATGGAGTCGAGCGCGCGCCAATGCGAGCAAAAAGGACATAACGGAATATTCTGTCCGCGCGCAAGCCGGTGACGACGACACGACCGGCCGCGTCCCAGATCCCCCCTTCACCCAAGGAGTTGTCCATGCACAAGCAGGTAGACGCCGTCGTAGCCGGTGGTGGGGGATTCATCGGCGGGCACCTCGTGGGCGCCCTGCTGGCCCAGGGGCTGACGGTCCGCTCCGTCGACATCAAGCCCCGGCACAAGTGGTACCAGGTCCACGAGGACGCCGAGAACGTGATCGCGGACCTGTCGCTCCTGGACAGCGCACGCGAGGGCGTCCAGGGGGCCCGGCAGGTGTACATGCTGGCCGCGGACATGGGCGGCATGGGCTTCATCGAGAACAACAAGACCGCGTGCATGATGTCGGTGCTCACCAGCACCCACATGCTGCAGGCCGCCCACGAGGCCGGTGCCGAGCGCTACTTCTACTCCTCCTCCGCGTGCGTCTACGCCGCTGGCAAGCAGACGGACCCGGACGTCACCGCGCTGAAGGAGGAGGACGCGTACCCGGCGCAGCCGGAGGACGGCTACGGCTGGGAGAAGCTCTTCTCGGAGCGCATGTGCCGGCACTACGCGGAGGACTACGGGTTCACCACCCGCGTCGCCCGCTACCACAACGTCTACGGCCCGCACGGCACGTGGGCCGGCGGCCGTGAGAAGGCCCCGGCGGCGGTGTGCCGCAAGGTGGCCGAGGCCGTGCTCTCGGGTGACCACCGGATCGAGATCTGGGGCGACGGGCAGCAGACCCGTTCGTTCATGTACATCGACGACTGCCTGCACGGCACGCAGATGATCATGCACGGGAACAGTGGGGCACCGGTCAACCTCGGCTCCTCGGAGCTGGTGACCATCAATCAGCTCGTCGACATCGTCGAGGAGATCGCGGGCATCCGCTGCGAGCGCGACTACAGGTGCGACGCTCCCCAGGGCGTCCGCGGCCGCAACTCCGACAACACCATGATCCGTGAGATCTACGGCTGGGAACCCTCGATCCCCCTGGTCAGCGGCCTGGAGCGGACCTACGCCTGGGTCTACGACCAGGTGAAGCGCTCGCAGGGCTGAGCCCCGGTGCGAGGGCGCGACAAGCCGATGAGGATCTTCGTTCACGACTACAGCGGTCATCCCTTCCAAGCCCAGCTCAGCCGGGAGCTGGCACACCGCGGGCACGCGGTGGTCCACTCGACCTGCGCGGCCTATCTCAGCGGCAAGGGTGACCTCGCGGCCGACGTCGCCGGCCTGCGCTTCGCCACCATCGGAGAGCGCACGGTGCTGAGAAAGCAGGCCTATGTGCACCGGCTCTTCCAGGAGACCCGGCTGGGCATCGAACTGGCCCGGCAGGTCGGACGTGAGCGGCCCGACGTGGCGCTGCTGTCCAACCTGCCCATCCCGGTCCTCACCGTGACCGCGGCGGTCCTGAAACGGTTGCGCATCCCCTGGGTGCTGTGGCACCAGGACATCACCGCGGTCGCCCTCGAGAGCTTCGCCGCCGCCGACGTCGCGGGCGCGATGGGCGTCGCGGCGAAGGTGTTCGGGGCCGGCGAGAAGTGGGCGGCCCGCCAGGCCGCGGCCATCGTGGTGATCGCCGACTCCTTCGTCGAGGTCCACCGCCGGTGGGGCACCGCCGACAAGGTCACCGTGATCCCCAACTGGGCGCCGCTGGACGAGATCGTCCCCGTGACCAGGGACAACTCATGGTCGCAGGAGCAGCGGCTGAGTGGCGTGAAAACCCTGCTCTACGCCGGCACGCTCGGCTTGAAGCACAATCCCGTCCTGTTGGTGCAGCTGGTGGAGCGCCTGCGCCGGCGGGGCGAGCGGGTGCGTCTCGTCGTCGTCAACGAGGGCCCGGCCGTGCCCGTCCTCGAGGAGGCCGCCGCCGCCCGCGGGGTCGAGCTGACGCTGCTGCCCTTCCAGCCCTACCGGCGGCTGCCGGAGGTACTGGGCACGGGCGACGTGCTCGTCGTCCTGCTCGAAGGGGACGCCGGGATGTTCTCGGTCCCGTCGAAGACCCTGTCCTACCTGTGCGCCGGGCGTCCGGTGCTCGGTCTGATGCCCGCCGACAACCTGGCCGCCCGACTGCTGCACCAGGCCGGCTCGGCGGTCTTCCCGCCGCAGGAGTCCTCGCTGGACGACGCCGCCGACTGGGTCCGGGACGTCCTGTCCGACTCGGAACTCGCCGCGTCCCTGGGCAAGCAGAGCCGTGTCCTGGCCGAGGGCGAGTTCGCTCTGGAGGGTTCTGCCTCTCGTTTCGAGGACATCCTCAGGGCGGTGTCCGGCGCTGCGGCGCGCTGAGGCGGCGCGGTCGTCCGGGCCGGCGGACGGACTCCCCAAGGGTCTCCGTCCGCCGGCGCCGTCTCCGCTACCGCGAGGGCATCGCCCGCCGGGACGCGTCCCTCCCACGGGACCGGTCCCGGTAGATGGTCTCCAGGCGGTCCACCACCGCGCGGATGGAGAAGACCTCCTCGACCGCCCGGTGGCCGGCGTCGACCAGCCGCCGGCGCAGCCCCTCGTCGGTGAGCAGCCGGCCCACCGCCTCGGCCAAGGCCTCCGGGCTGCCATCGGTCACCAGCGCGGCCTGCCTGCCCGCCAGTTCCTTCGCGATGCCGCAGCTGCTCGTGCACACGACGGGCGTTCCTTCTGCCAGCGCTTCCAGGACCGTCATGGGGAACGGCTCGTTCACACTGGGCAG includes:
- a CDS encoding lipopolysaccharide biosynthesis protein — protein: MTAPGAAPPATTGAPARSTVAAAARGGFWGAMGSATNAVFAFLLVGLITRAVGAQGAGAIFTGVAVFTIASNVCKLGADTGLVRFLPGDLALNGGRSVGSLLRMAVLPAVAAATATAAVLLYPGVATTLLPHLPRADALALIRFFGLVLPAATVSLVLLGATQGYGTVVPFVSVEQIGKPVLRVLIAVPVAYWAPGLLSLAAAWLLPALAGLLAAWLGLRRCRTPRSTAAPVGDPAVSWREFWAFAAPRAVSSVFDISAVWVGVILLSALATDAEAGIYTAIGRVVTAGTLLQLAVRLAVAPQLSRLLAVGETAEAQHLHRVSTCWIVLFSWPLFVLIAGFPRTVLAVFGPEFTQGAPALVVLCAAAVVNVAVGNAQTVLLMAGKSTWHLACTAAAFAVQLTVGLLAVPRWGILGAAVSWGAAVVVENLSAALLVGLRLGFTTVAAGYTRALGVAAAVSVVLAGVRTLSGDTPSGLAYSLTIGMFVFGTFLWRYRTPLGVSELAQVLRRRTA
- a CDS encoding NAD-dependent epimerase/dehydratase family protein, whose product is MHKQVDAVVAGGGGFIGGHLVGALLAQGLTVRSVDIKPRHKWYQVHEDAENVIADLSLLDSAREGVQGARQVYMLAADMGGMGFIENNKTACMMSVLTSTHMLQAAHEAGAERYFYSSSACVYAAGKQTDPDVTALKEEDAYPAQPEDGYGWEKLFSERMCRHYAEDYGFTTRVARYHNVYGPHGTWAGGREKAPAAVCRKVAEAVLSGDHRIEIWGDGQQTRSFMYIDDCLHGTQMIMHGNSGAPVNLGSSELVTINQLVDIVEEIAGIRCERDYRCDAPQGVRGRNSDNTMIREIYGWEPSIPLVSGLERTYAWVYDQVKRSQG
- a CDS encoding glycosyltransferase family 4 protein, coding for MRIFVHDYSGHPFQAQLSRELAHRGHAVVHSTCAAYLSGKGDLAADVAGLRFATIGERTVLRKQAYVHRLFQETRLGIELARQVGRERPDVALLSNLPIPVLTVTAAVLKRLRIPWVLWHQDITAVALESFAAADVAGAMGVAAKVFGAGEKWAARQAAAIVVIADSFVEVHRRWGTADKVTVIPNWAPLDEIVPVTRDNSWSQEQRLSGVKTLLYAGTLGLKHNPVLLVQLVERLRRRGERVRLVVVNEGPAVPVLEEAAAARGVELTLLPFQPYRRLPEVLGTGDVLVVLLEGDAGMFSVPSKTLSYLCAGRPVLGLMPADNLAARLLHQAGSAVFPPQESSLDDAADWVRDVLSDSELAASLGKQSRVLAEGEFALEGSASRFEDILRAVSGAAAR